The region AAGTAGTCAGTGTAAACACTACTACTATTGCTGCTGCTGTCATATTCTGTGCTGTGGTGATGAACATTTGGAACAGCCTGATTCTCCTCTGAAGTGAATCTGCAATCACACACaagacattttacaggcattagaACAGTAATTAAcatctatttttacattaaacgtGTTTTTCTGTGTAAACGAGAGGCTTTGCCTACATTGTTTTTGAGtgagtgattgattgattgaagtctttcttcatctccatcctgtgctgatgtttgtttgttcctgTCCTTAGTCTTTCTTCTCCAccatcagtggatgctggtGTTCCTGTCTGAAATTTTACAGGCATAATTAAAACATGACGttttcagtgtctttctgtgtgaatgagaggttttgcttacattgttttggttaatggtcttttttcctctgctgatgtctcctggggctgattgtgggacactgtagtggatgctggtgctcttctatctttctcctcctccattggtagagGCTGGCGTTCCTGcctgacattttacaggcattagtaaAACGTGATgtctatttatacattaaacatgtgttcactgtctttctgtgtaaatgagaggttttgCTTACAATGTTTTAATAAAAGTCTTTCTTCTCTATTGATGGATTCTGGCGctcctccatctttctcctcctcctccatcagtggatgctggcGTTCGTCTGCAAtattttacaggcattagtaaaacatgtgaccatgtgttcagtgtctttctgtgtaaatgagaagttttacttgcattgtttttgtgaatagtctttctttcctcctggggctgattgtGGGACACTGCAGTggacattttacaggcattagtgTAAAGGAATACCAATGAGagcattttttacaataaacatgtattcaggttttacttacattgttttgattGATAGAAGTCGTCCTTCGTCTCTGTCCTTGGCTCTTGTGTCTCTAACTTGCTGGGAATAAAAACGTAATCTCTAAACTCTTAACAAGCtaactaaacataaacatatttaCCTATTCCCGAGAGTGACAAAGGAACCACGCCCACTGTGGCcatcaaaaagaaagaaaaaataaaattcttaccATATAAAAAGGTCCAGGTGCCAGACGCTGCCCGGGACATCAGAAGCCCCGCAAGACTCAAAGGCCAGCTGTGATTTATCACCTAAAataactatttacaaaagggtcaGATTATATACACAAGCCTCGGTGTGAATGTGACCAAAGGCTGAGCTAATCCTGCCAGACACAAGGACTAGCTGTGAAAGATCAGTACAGAATGAACTCTGTTCATGGAGAAGAACAAGAAATTTACAGAAAACTCTAAAATGAGTCACAACTGTCTCCTCACCAAAGACTCACACCGACAGTCAAAGCCGGACGATGGAGGTTCCTCAGAACTTACCTGTGGTCCAAACCCAGAGGGTCAGCCCAGCGGGGGTCGGTCCACCCTGGATCCAAGCCCGGAGGGTCGGACCAGCGAGCGTCGGTCCAGGGTGGAAACAAAACCGCCGGCTCGGCCCGGCCTGCGACCGAACCCTCAGGGTCAGCCCGGCCTGCGACCGAACCCTCAGGATCGGCCCGGCCTGCGACCGAACCCTCAGGGTCGGCCCGGCCTGCGACCGAACTGTCagggtcggcccagcctgcgaccgaACCCTCAgtgtcggcccagcctgcgtcCCAACCCTCAGAGTTGGCAAAGCCTGCGACCGAACCGTCagggtcggcccagcctgcaACCAAACCCTCAGGGTCGTCCCAGCCTGGGTCCCAACCCTCAGAGTTGGCAAAGCCTGCGACCGAACCGTCAGGGttggcccagcctgcgaccgaACCCTCagggtcggcccagcctgcgaccgaACTCTCagggtcggcccagcctgcgacccaaccctgCGGGTcagcccagcctgcgacccaaccctgCAGCTCGGCCCAGTCTGCGACCCAACCCTGCGGctcggcccagcctgtgacccaACCCTCAGGATTggcccagcctgtgacccaACCCCCAGGGTCGACCCAacctgaaataaacaaagaaaaaaatgtttaatgaacAGCGATATTGAAACGTCtttatttcattacattaaaaatattaagtttttttttaactgaaacatgtttgGACCTTTCTTTAGTTGTATATTTAAACTGTCCCACAGTCTCACATACAGAAACACCAAAtgttttccttgttgtttttagaatgttttcatttaaatcctgATGCCTTTCACTGAATCAATTTGAAATGTCTTGGTGGTCTTGGAAGTAGTCTCTGTGGTGGGTTGGCCTGGGGCGTCCTGTCTGGCTGTCTTGGGGGGTGGGAGGTGTTGCTGTCTGCACCAGGGTTGATGTGGGGTTGTGCGCCCCCTAAGGATAGTGCTGTCTGCGGGGGTGGAGCTCattgtttcactttttttgttGAGATCTTGCTCGGGGGAGATTTCGTGGTGGAGTGGCGACTGGGCGCGTTATGTCCTACGGCTTGCTCGGGTGTGCTGGGATAATGGGTGGGTATCGCTGTTTGGGCTGGAGTTGttggggcatctggggggtggCTCGGTCCCCGGGGGGTTTGTTCATGCTTAGGGGCCGCCTGCCTGGCTGGTCTCGCGGGTCTGGGGCTGCCCTATGGTTCATAATAGTGACTCTTACACGCACAACAGCTGCTGAAGCACCGGCTTTGGGATTGCGCTCATTGAGGTTTAACTTCATATACTAGCTATGGGGAAATCCTTCCTTCAAATGTccccttaaagctgcagtttgtagaattgtgagacacTCCACATTGTCCAATCAGAACATAtgttcaaagatgattatggatttttgaccaaataacacaaaaaacttagatactgcagctttaagtcccTGTCCCTTGTTTTTCCCCCCTCCCTAGGGTATAAAACTGCGCTCTCCTTTTTATATGTTCAGCACTTACCTGGCAACTTCCTGTTTCAGCAGCAGGTGATATGGAGCCAGTTGCTGGGGGTTTGAATTTCATTACAACAGACTTGTTAACTGTTTGAATATACCATTCGACCGGCAAACAGCTTTATTTTAACACTGAAAACTGGCAACATGGGCCCAAAGAAGAATCCAATGGCAGGGGAAGGCATTGATGAGGAGTTGTTTGCTGTTCGACTGAACCAGGTCAAAGAAGTGAAGGATCTACTGCTTCTGAATACCGAGAAAAGTTAAGCGCACTCCCACCTACTTAGAAAGCAGAGTCGCAGACTTACGCGGGTCAATGATGTGATCATCAACGGAAACAAAATAATACCCTGGCCATACGCTAGAGCGCTGACCAATGATGACGGGGGAGATCCCAGTGAGCTGGATGGTGATTCGAGTGACTTCTTACAGTCCAAGGGAATCTGTAAACACATGGAGGCACCCCACCTTCTGCACAGGAGCTACGCCAAAGTCAGACCAGCCGTAATAGTGCGATtcacaaacagaaaacagaaaagcgCACTTCTGAAACGAGGTAGGAAGTTAAAGGAAACAGAGGTTTTCATTCTGCCACtttcattaacaatatttttgtttacCAATGGcattgataaaaacacaataagcagattgttaataaatgttatgAATGAATATTTGCCAGTGTTTACAGTTTATGAGATCATTACAcccactaaaaaaataattactgcagTATAATTGGGATATATAATATGTAGAGAAAAATAATATGAGTTTTAGGAACATTTTCCTCATTATATGACAAACATTGTCCAATTCCAAAGTATAACAGAAAGCTAgcctaaaagcttttttttttttatttttatttttttttaccgatTATCGATAAACATACAGGAGTTATTCAGCATTCATGAGGAGaaaattaactttaatttaactctaataatacatatactgtatatatctttATCTTAACAGGCAACTTGGGACAATATTTTGTGACGTATACGCTAtgcacttatatatatatatatatatatatatatattattacatttatgcACTCAGTGAAGATTGCCATTGTAATTCATTAGTTTAAATTAGAAGGAGTAGAAGTTTATAAGTTATAGTTCTGTTTTTGATGCCTAATGTACAATTTTTTATGCTCTTTTCCCccccattttaattattttatttgcatgttCAAAAGTTTAGctaacccttccttagggaggacgagtgatggtcacaataaagcaaaaataacaaatatatttgttcattttttttaatacattagaTTAAAACATGCACAGTTGTTGCAAAAATATTGCACtatgtagtgttaacctttgacaacatatgcaggaaaaacataaataaataataaagttgtcCAGTGATTACTGTATATCACTCTAATGGATGTTTAgcactttttattattattcatttttctattttgacatCTATGGACAGCACAATGacattggacattttttttaaattgttttaacgCTAATTTGTAACACTTGTCCACAGGAGACttttaattaagaaaaataatgtattgGATGTATTGTAGCCTACAGGTATGGATGTTTCCTCACACCTCCatacattaatttatatattatgGAAGTATTATTAAACTGAGGGCTATGTGCAGTAATGTGTGATCTAagttttattaagtttttgaaACTTTGGACGTGTATAACCTTTGAATAAAATTATAATGAAATAAGAgggtaaacaaataaataagccaataatatttaaataaggagaaattaaaaaacagtACAAACAGAATCCATGGTAACTACATATCACCCGTTGAACGTTACTGGCTGCttcaaaaataaaccaaaacaaacacttcATCATCAATTTTATCTTGAAAATATTAAGTAAAACTCGACTTAAAATTATTTATGAACTAAAGTAcgaatttacatcaaagctacCTCAGTTCGTACAGGACTTGAgtaaatctactttttttttttttttaaactaaacaaTTCCACCTCTGCAAAACAGTCTGAGCAAGTGTCACATCAGagtaaaattattacaaaaaacaagagTAACACATGATAAATTAGCATTTCTTGATTTTCGTTACGTTAAAACCATTTTATGTCGGCCTATAATATGAAACGTTTTAGGTCCCAAACCTGACTTAAACAGACCTAGAATATAAACCATAACATATGTTTAACTTTTTAGTgctaaaatgattaaataaggTCTATCAGATGAGAATAATTAAAACAGGTCTTACCTTGTGCCACGCGCATGGCCATGGTCTATTTTTCTGGTCTCCGGGTCTTAAAAGTCCCTTTCTGAAGTTGTGGTCCTGGTCCTGTAGAGGTCTACTGATGACTTTTCTCGGTGTTTTGTAGAGTTTTCTCTCCTTTCTCAGCTCAAAAATGCTCACAGCTCTCCTCTCAACGCCTTTCGCTGCTCACTAAGAACGTTGAAGATCAACAGGTGAATTTAAATGTCGCAACCTCCTCGTTTCCATGGCTACGACGCAACTTTATGTAAACACTAAGACAACTTTTCAAGATAcacggtgtttttttttgtgagcatTAATATGGGCTCTCTAAATGTTTTATatgacatattttaaaaaaaaataaaaaaaacatatttacgtAGGGCTAAACGTTCACTTTTACCACGCACGTGACCACCGAGATCACGTGAGGCCAGTGTTTTTCTaaggaggaccaaacctgccaaaatttaACATATATgaattaagaaataaaagtaaaaatcaaaagaaaacaaaaatacaaatttttgttttgtataaaataaattgataataaataaaagttaaagataaaattaaaataaattatatttgtagtttctttttaatttccacttttatttatcaatctatatttaatttttgaacatttttattttgcatttatttatataatgatgtatttatattttaacttttgtttttcccccatttatctatttgtatttcattttccttttaatgtttatttattgattcattaaattataaaataaaagtgaaacaaataaattacatttgtattttattttttatttccacttttatttgtcaatgtgtttttattttttgcaaaagatctttgtatttttgcatttttttaatttaatgatgtatttatattttaacttttgtatttCTCCCCccacttgtatttatttatttgtatttaataattttggcaggttttccaaccttggggtcgcgaccCCAGGTGGGGTCgactggagtttaaatgggatcGCCTGAAATGTTGAGTAAttgtgtaaagaaaaaaaaaaaaaaattcttttacaaattaaaatcatatgcaactttattctatactttcactttgtcaaatataaatctggttattattattattattattattattattattattattattattattattatataaaaatgcactataaaaatatctgagctggcacaacttgttacTAATATTCACCAAAAGTGATTTGTACCATGAAAACAGCAATTTAATCTCTGCTTAGCTAAACAAAAGAAGCACTGAGCATTACATTTGATTCTTTAGTGTTTGTTAAATATAGCTCATGATGCTCAAATGttacaagtaacagaaatgggtttttgttaataatgcaggtgtttttttagatatatttttgtcaaataaaacacttgtattaataaatgaagctgagttattaaatgttaaatgttgagtCTATTGCACAGCTCTTTGTTCATTCTGTGAATAATAGggttttggttgttttgatgtggttttacataataaaaacaagCCCAAATGTTATGTTGGTTCATTAAACACCACATATGTATTTAATTGTACAAAAGTTcaataaacatgaagcagattgtgtgtcagtgttttctgttggagtttttttaaattttttttaaaattttttttatggaaatactttttatttaactagCAAGGATCTGTCGACACTGGTTGGTGCCACAATTCAAGGATCGGCTcaaaaaatgaagaataaaaagagGAAGAAGGCGACAATGGTGGTGGCGGGTAGGCAAGCCTGTATTGGAAATGAACCAGAGAGTGCAGGGAAAGATCTAAGTACTAGTGAAGATGGTATGGAGTATAATCAGGGTGAGTCAAGCAGTGCAGGAAATAGCGATAGAACATTTGGATTAAGTAGTGACAAAGAAAGAAGGGAGCGAGGAGAAATGGGAAATGAATTTAAGGTTATTTTGAGGTTTGCAGAGCAGGGAGGGATTGCGACAATGAATCCAGTCAGGTTGACTACAGTGCTGAGGAAAGAGGTAGGAGATGTTCTGTTGGCAAAAGTGTTAAGGGATGGAAACCCGTTGGTTGTGTGTAAAGATGCTCAACATAGGGAGCATGCATATGGACTGAAAGTGATAGAACAGCGTCAGGTTGTGAGCTCTAGTTGTGTTGAAATGGGCAGGAGGTGGATTAAAGGACTGATATGGGGCGTCCCTGCTGAAATATCAAAGGAGGAAGTTAAACCAAACATATGGGGTGCAAAGATAAAAGAGGCTAGGCATTTGCAAGTGACTCGAGATGGAGAGAGAGGACATAGTGAATCTGTGCTTTTGGAATTCGAAGAAATAGTGATGCCAAAGAAGGTATATGTGGGTTTTTTGAGCTACAATGTCCGGGAATATGTGCCAGGGCCGATTATGTGTTATAAGTGTCAGAGATATGGCCACACAGCAAAGGTATGTAAAGGGAAGCGCAGATGTGCTTGGTGTGGTGAGGATCATTAATATTCTGAATGCAGTGAGGAGCAACCTCGGTGTTGTAACTGTGGCAGGGATCACAGTGTGGCTTATAGGGgctgtgaggtgttaaaaaagcagaaagaaatTTAGCAGGTAAGAGATCATCAGAAAGTCACTTATGCAGAAGCCGTCAAAGTGGTCAATGAAGGTGGAGGAAGAGCTAAAAAGGATGAAAGTGTGAACTTAAGGATAAAGCACGTGGCGGTGGCTGCAGATCAGGAAAGTGTGGTGAAGGTGGATCTAAAGAAGTTGGTCACTTTCATAACTGCTGCGATAAATTCAACTATGGATGTGAAATCAAAGTCAGAAAGAATTCAAATAATTGTTAAAGCTGCAGGGTGTAATCTGGGCCTGAGTGGACTTACTTGGGGGGAGGTAAGCAAAGACCTGTATTATCAAGCCAGGTCACAGAGGCCATGTACTTGATGACATCTTTATtctgtaaattattttattattacattggAATGCTAGGAGTTTGTTGGCTAACGGTCAGGAGCTAAAGAAATACATTGATGATTTGCCCAGTAAACCAGAGTTGGTGTGTATTCAGGAAACATGGCTCTGGTCTTggttggattttaaaatccatAGATATATTACTATAAGATGTGACAGTGGTGAAGGTGGTGGAGGAGGATGTGCAACGTTTATAAGGAGGATGTTCCTTTTAGAGAATTGGGCATAGGAAAAGATCAAGAATATGTGTCTTTGGAAATCTGGACAACAGAAGGTGAGGTTGTAGTGATTAAATACTACAACCCTTGTAAAAGGTTGGACCTGGATAAGCTTTTGCAAATGGAAGGAATGGATCATGGTAGGGTGGTGTTATGTGGAGATTTTAATGCTCACAGTACATTGTGGGGAGGAACCAGGAATTACATTAATGGGAATGTGCTGGAAGAGGTGTTGGAGGACAAGAGTATGGTCTGTTTAAATGATGGTAAATGGACCTGTATTGATGTACGGACCGGGAATACCTCTGCCCTTGATCTCACTTTGGTTACAAGAAACATGgctggtgtgtgtgagtgggagGTGGTGGAAGATTCAACCGTGGGCAGTGATCATTTCCCTATAATAACTAGAATTTTGTTTCAAGGAATAGTGAGACAGAGCAGTTTATCTGGAAGATGGATTTTTGCTAAAGCTAAATGGGAGgtttttagaaatatatattatattttatataagtGAAAGAGAGATTAATCAAGTAGACCTGAAAAATGATATTGAAACTATTGATAGTAAGATATGGACAATATTAATTGAGGCAGCAGGGCAGACCGTACCTTAAAGCAgtgggaaaataaaaataaaatcagttcCGTGGTGGACGGAAGAGAGTAGTGCTGCCGTTGAAGAAAGATTTCAGCATTTAGACGTCTGAGAAGAGTTATGAATTATGACAACTTGGTAAAGTACAAAAAGGCTCAGGCTGTTGTACGAAGGGTTATTAAAAAGGCTGAAAGGCAAAGTTGGCGGGTGTTTTGTGAAAAAATTGGTAGAACTGCACCTGTAGGAGAAGTGTGGGGTGCCATAAAGAGTATGCGGGGTATCCGGAAAGAGCAACACTATCCAGTTTTAAAGATGCAAGGTGAGGTAGCAGTTAAGGCATTAGTCAAAATTCACAGTTGTGATAATTTGACAGAGATGGGTAtaagaggaagagaggagactAAAGCAGGGCACCCTGATGCTCTTATGAGGAGGGAGGACAGTGGAGGTGTTATGGATGCCCCCTTTACTATGGAGGAAGTAAATAGGGCAATATCTAGATCTGTTGACTCCTCACCAGGTAAGGACAATATTAGTTATAGCATGCTCAAGAATCTGGATCCTAAGGTGCTCAGGAAAATCTTGGGGTTTATAATAAAGTATGGGAGACGGGTTTTTTGCCAAAAAGATGGAAAGAGGCAGTTATTGTTCCTATTAGAAAACCAGGAAATGATTCTTCTAATCCAAGTAATTATAGACCAATAGCTTTGACATCTCATATGGGAAAGATAATGGAAAGGATGATTACAGATCAGTTAGTGTATTATGTTGAAAGCAAAGGAATTCTGTCACAATATCAGAGTGGATTTAGAAAGGGGAGGGGAACAATGGACCCTGCAGTATGCTTGGAGACAGAATTAAGGAAAGCACCAACTAATAAAGATTCAGTCATGGCAGTCTTTTTATGTAGAAAAGGCTTATGCCATGGTTTGGAGGGAGGGGCTTATGATTAAGCTAAATGAAGTGGGTAAATTAGGTCGAACTTTTAATTGGATTAAGGATTTCTTGTTTGACAGGCATATTCAGGTAAGAGTTGGGACGAAGATGTCAGAGCTGTATTCTGCAGAAAATGGTACCCCCAAGGCAGTGTGATAAACCCaattcttttttgtattatgaTAAATGATGTTTTTGAACAGGTTGGTCATAGTATTGGACGGTTGCTGTTTGCGGATGATGGAGCATTATGGAAAAGACGGAAGAATATTTGTCATATAACAAGGAAAATGCAAGAGGCCATGAATATTGTTGAAAAGTGGTCTTATTCATGGGGGACTAGGTTTTCTGTGGAGAAAACTAAGCAATGGTTTTACAAGGAAAAAGAGATTTGATGCAAATATTAAGATATATGGACAAGATGTGGAACAAGTGAAGAAGTTTAAGTTTTTAGAAATGTGGTTAGAGTCTGGATTAACATGGAATTTTCATATAAATCATATTGTGTCAAAATGTAAGAAGATTCTAAATGTGATGAGGTGTCTTTCTGGGGATGGGTGGGGGGCAAGTAGGTCAGCATTAAAGAAGATATATAAAGCTCTGATTAGATCCGTTTTAGATTATGGAAGTAGTGTATATGGATCAGCCGCCGTAAGTGTGTTGAAAAAGCTGGAGGTAGTGCAATCAAGTGCATTGAGGATTTGTGGTGGGGCTTTCAGGACTTCTCCTATTTCAGCCCTTCAGGTTGAGATGGGCGAGATGCCTTTGTATTTGAGGAGAACACAATTAGTAATGAATTATTGGGTGAATCTTAAAGGACATTTTGAAGATtgtcaccctgcagtaagaacaCTATTACCTTGTTGGGAGAGTGAGAGGGCAAACCATGATTGTTTTGCATGTAAAGGGCAGAGAAATGCGGAGATCATGAAGATAgatcaaaaaaacatttctttgacTGTTCCATTGACGGTTATTCCTCCGTGGTTGTTTCCAGCAGTCTCAgtagattttagttttttgagtaAGGAGAAATCACGAGAGTTTATTGGGAATGTGGCAGTGTTGGTAGAGGACCGGTTGAGAACAATATATAGCTCATTCACATCAGTGTTTACGGATGGTTCAAAGGATCCTAACTTAGGAAGTACAGCGTTTGCATTTGTGATTCCAGCTCTTCAAGTAGCAGTGAAAAGGAAAGCCGCAGACCATTTGGCagtttttacagtggagatgttgGCGAATTCATCAGTGTTACAGTGGATAGAAGAATCACAAGTGAAAGAAATAATTATCTGTTCTGACTCGAGCTCTGTTCTAATAGCAATTCAAAATTTTAAGTCTTCTAGTAGACAGGATTTGGTGAATGAAATTGATGAAAACTTGTACAGACTTTATAGGAGAGGTTtcaaggttttatttttatggaTTCCAGCACATAGAGGAATAAGCGGTAATGAAACAGCGG is a window of Gouania willdenowi chromosome 13, fGouWil2.1, whole genome shotgun sequence DNA encoding:
- the LOC114474036 gene encoding foot protein 1 variant 2-like: MAMRVAQGWVDPGGWVTGWANPEGWVTGWAEPQGWVADWAELQGWVAGWADPQGWVAGWADPESSVAGWADPEGSVAGWANPDGSVAGFANSEGWDPGWDDPEGLVAGWADPDGSVAGFANSEGWDAGWADTEGSVAGWADPDSSVAGRADPEGSVAGRADPEGSVAGRADPEGSVAGRAEPAVLFPPWTDARWSDPPGLDPGWTDPRWADPLGLDHR